GCCACGCCTAACTAAATCGGCTAGTTTTTCTTCGGTCACAACTGGCACCTTAACTTTAGTTTTTGAGCGGCGCTTTTTAAACTTAACTCGTTTCTTAGAGATCTTTCTTGGTTTGACTTTTCTTTTGGACTTTTTAGATTTATTTTTTTTTGCCATATTTTTCTATGAATTAAATGAATAGTTAAAAATATGTGTCCGCAGTAGCCTTGCTTGGTTCTTTATCGTTACTTGATAAATGCGGGCGAAGGCGGGCCATAAATTTTTCTAAATTTGGATGCAAATTCAGCTAAAAATATGAACACCTGCCGAACCTGCCTGCCGGCAGGCAGGGCTCCTAGGGAGCGAAGGCGGACATCATAAGTTAGCTACAAATTTAATAATTTTTGAGTAAGTTCACTAAACTCTATAAGCAAAAGATTCAAAGCCTGGCTGTCGCCATCGGCTTCAGCTTTTTTTATATCGGCTTGAATAACTTTAAGCTTGGATTGCAAACTTTGTTTTTTTAAACTAACAAGAGTTCTGGCAAATTCGTCTGCCGGATCTATATTAAAATCGGCTATTAGCTCGCTCATAGCAATTAAGCGAGAATCAGCCGAGTCCGGAATTTTAGCGTCGTTATTTGCCAGCAGACTTTGGGCCAGCGAAAATAAATTTGGCTGGGAGAATAATTCTAGCTCCTCATTGCCAAGGCGGCCTTTTAAGTCTGGATATCTTAGTATTAAAGATAACAGATACTCTTCTTGACGTAAACCCGGCAAATCTTTGGGAGAAATAATAGCTTTAGATAAAGCAATATTTGGAACCTGCGGTTTTTGATTAAAATCCTGAATAACTAACTGTCTTAACTCTAAATTTAAAACGTCTCTAGCTATACCGGCCTTGTGAGAAAGTTCTTCCAACCAATAATCCCTATCTAATGGCGAAATAATACTTTTTATAAATGGCAAAACATTGGCTAAAACATTTTTCTTAGATTCCAAAGTTCCAGAAAAATCTTTTAAAGATCTATTTATAATATGCGCTAAATACGGCACCGGTTTTAAAACCGATTCACTCCAAAGTTTTGGATTTTCCTTTACAGTATCGGCCGTGTCTTTGCCCGAAGGAATAGAAACTACCGAAACATTTAAACCCGAAGCTATCGCCATATTAACGCCCTTTTTTAAAGCACTATCCCCCGCTTCATCGGCATCAAACGCCAACATTAATTTTTCGGTGTATCTTTTTATTATGCGCGCGTGGCTTCCGCCAAAAGCCGTACCACAAGTAGCCACCACATTTTTTACACCAGCCTGATGCGACATAAGCACATCCATTGTGCCTTCGAGAAGTATACAACCTTCGTTTCTAATATACGTTCTAGATTTATCTAAACCATAAAGCGCTTGCGATTTGTCGTATAAAATGGTGCTTGGAGTATTTACATATTTTCCGGCATCTTCGTGCACAGTCTTACCTTTTACTTTTTCGAAAATTCTGCCCGTAAAGCCAATCACCTGCCCTTGACTATCGGCTATAGGAAACATTATGCGGTGTCTAAACCTATCGTGATATTCACGCGTGGTTTCGCTTTTTACAGCCAGCCCCGATTTATCTATTTCATCGTTGGTATAACCTTCGGAACTTAAAAAATTATGTAACGATTGCCAAGTATCAGGCGCCCAACCAATTCTAAAGTTAGTTAAAGATTCTTTAGTTACTCCTCTTTCTTTTAAATATTCTACTGCCCCTAAACCTGGGCGAGATAATAACTGGCGTTCAAAAAACTTTGTAGCAAGTTCGCAAACTTCGTAAATTCTTTTTCGTTGCGAGCCTAACTGCACATCTTGATCGCGTTTTATTAATTTAACTCCGGCTTTCTCGGCCAGCATTTTTAACACATCGTAAAATTCCAAACCCTCCATTTTTTGCACAAAAGAAAAAATGTCTCCTCCTTCACCGCAACCAAAACAATGCCAAATCTGTCGAGCGGGCGTTACCACAAACGAAGGTGTCTTTTCGTGATGAAAAGGACACGAGCCCTTCCAGTTAGCACCAGCTTTTTGCAACTTTAAATAGCCCTGAATAACTTCGGCAATATCTAAACGACTTTTTATGTCTTCAACTTGAGAGGTCATGCTGGAATTATGTATCAGAAATCGGGAATTAGGAAGTCTAATTTGACATAAATAGCTAATCAAGCACTCTCTTATGTTAAACATCCAGTGTTTAACATTGAGGTACATGATAATCCCTTTCAACTCGCAGACTCTGTTCAGGGTATTTATTCAACACTTAGTGTTGAATAAATAAAAGAGAGGCTCCTGTTTAGAAACCTCTCTAGGTACTACTTACTTCTTGTTCAGTTGGTGCCGACCAACTCGGCCTCTTCTTCTGCTTCGAGATGGCCATTGCCGACGGGATCACCATCAACCCCGATCTCGCCTTCAGCGAGGTCTTCGACCACCTCGGCAGTGGTATTGCTGTCGACGAGGCCTTTGACAACCCCGATCCCACCGAAGTTGATGTTCACCAGCAGGGCTTTCACTCCGAAACACACGGAGACGAAGTCCCTACCGGTTTCGGTCGGAGGCTCGAAACCGATGTGGTCGAGAACACTGCGAAAGTCCTCTTCCACGAATTTCCCCGCGCCTTTGAAGACGAAAGTGAGAAGATTCCTCACCACACTTCCTCCGCCCTGCATCTGGAGCGCATTCGCGAGCCAGACGACGGAGGGGAGTATTAACCCCACGCGGGTTGCCATCTTGAGCGTCTTGATGGCGTCGTCGCCGAGACCATGCCTCTTGAGTCCCGCCATTTCCATGCTCTCGTCTTGGATCCGCTCTCTCCGCGCTTTTTGCGTGGCATCATCACGGCTATACCGCGCACAGCCGTTATGATCGAGGTAGCACGTAATCCAGCACTCGAGCTGGTGACCACCACTTCCTTCCTTGTAGCGGAAGATCTGGCCGGGAGCGAGAACCATTCCACTGGCTTTCGCCTGAGTGTAGAGGAAAGTCAAAATCTTATCTCCCGGACAAAGAACACCGTACCCTCCAGTCTCTTCGTCTCTCAGGACCATGACCTCCTCTTTTCCGATGGCCGTCTGGCGCATATGCACGAACTGCTTGCGCTCGTTCGCAACATCCGCCTGGCGAACTATCTTGTTCGTCTTGGCACTCATAGCAAAAACCTCCTTATTGAAAAACCCCTGAATCGCGACCGTCATAGGCCGTCGCCGCCTATATTAAGAACAATTATGTTTATAAGTATAGTCTATATCATAACTCTTGTCAAGAGCCACCCTTAAAATCTCAAGGGTGGGGTTGAAATCACTCATTTTTATTGACTATACTCAACAAAACTGATAAACTCTCGTCAATGAAACTATACGAACTATATACTGTTTTAAAACCATCTTTAAACGAAGATGGTCTCAATAAATTTGTTTCCGAAACAACCGAGGCCATGGCTAAAGGCGGTTTTGGAATCACATTTTCTAAAATAAAATTGGGAGAATATTTGCCGTACCCTATAAAGCACTGTATTCAAGGTCATACCGTAGATCTGGAACTTTCCGGCGCAGAAGAAAGTGTTTTTCCTCCAGAAATTGAAATTAAATTACGCCACAGCGAAAATATTTTGCGCTACCTGCTTTTAGCTAAATCAGAAAAAATGTTAAAGAAAACAAAACCCTTGCCTGTTTTTGAAGCACGCCCATACAGAACCGAAAGAAGACAATTACCTGTTTTAGAAACTGCTCCGATAGTTGTACAAAAAGAACCGCCGGTAGAAATTAATACAGAAGAAGTTGATAAAAAAATAGAAGAATTACTTAAATAGCAAGATTAGCTTATTAGATCGTTAGCTTCCTAGAAAATTCCTAGAAAGCTAAAAGCTAAAAGCTAAAAGCTAAAAATGAATCTTAACAAAATATTTGTCCTGGGCAATTTAACCCGAGACCCCGAGGTGCGTTCTCTGCCATCGGGCGGAAGCGTGGCCAGTTTTGCGGTAGCCACCAATAGAGTTTGGAATGATAAAAACGGGCAAAAACAACAAGACACCCAATTTCATAATGTTGTTGTATTTGGCAAAATGGCCGACATCTGCGCTAAATATCTTAACAAAGGCAAAATGGTTTTGGTGGAAGGCAGAATCCAAAACCGCAGTTGGGATGCGCCAGATGGCACAAAAAAATATAGAACCGAAATCGTCGCCGAAGGCATTCAATTAGGGCCAAAAACAGCTGGCGAAACAAGCGGAGCAAGTTTTACATCTAATAGGCCAGATACTCCCGTAGCCAATAAACCACAAGGACAAAACCAAAAAGCCGCCTCGCAGAATGCGCGGGAAGAAAATATACCTATAATAGAACAGGATGCGGAAGAAGTTGATATTTCGGATATACCATTTTAAACTGGATACTGGAAAGTAGAAGATGGTAGGTAGAGAATGTGGGGGTCAAAGATTTTCTCTGACTATAATCTGCTTTCTACACTCTAAAAATCTAAATGTATAAACCACATACCAAAAAACAAAAGGTAGAAAAAAAACAGTGCTATTTTTGCACCAACGATATTGACGTTGTGGATTTTAAAGAAGCGGCTGGGCTTAAAAGTTTTTTAACCCATCAATATAAAATCGCTTCTAGAACTCGTACCGGCAACTGTTCTAAGCACCAACGCCGAGTGGCTAATGCCATTAAGCGGGCTCGCATCGCCGGCTTACTGCCGTTTACGCAACATAAAAGGTAAGCTTAATAAGTAAAATCCCGCATCTTTTTTAGTTAAAAAGGTGCGGGATTTGTTTACACGAGATTAAAAAAGAACTTCTAATTTATTTCTAGCAAAATGAGATCGAAGTTTACCTAAAGCACGTTCTTTTAGTTGCCGAATTCTTTCCCTTGTCAGATTTATATTTTCGCCTATTTTTTCCAAAGTTTGAGGCTCGGCGCCGTCCAAACCATGATAACGTTTTATTATATAATATTCTCTGTCGTTTAAACACTCTCTTACAGCAACAAGAATGGCATGGCTTCTCTCCTTAATTTCAATACTTTCATCTGGCAAAGGGTCATCATCTATCAGGTTATCCAAAAAAGTCATGTTGCCATCATCATTTACTTCGTAATTTAGAGAAATGGGTTTCTGTGATATTTCTCTTAGGTCATCTATATCTTCTTTAGTTTTTAGTTCGCTTTCCGAAAGAATTTCTTCTATTTTAGGAATCCGACCTAATACCTGAACCAAACTCGCTTCAAGTTTATTTAATCTGTCTAATTCACCAATCTTATTTAACGGCAAACGAACAATGCGCGCATGCTCCGCAAGAGTTTGGAGAATTCCTTGCCTTATCCACCAAACTGCGTAAGAAATAAACTTAAAGCCTTTGTTACCGTCAAACCTTTGAGCAGCTGTAATCAAACCGCTATTACCAGCTTGAATTAGATCGCTAAGAGGCAAACCCTTGTTAATATATTTCTTGGCCACATCCACCACAAAACGAAGATTATTCTTAATTAGTTCGTTTAAAGCCTCTTCATCTCCAAGCTTTATAAGCTTGGCAAGTTCTTGTTCCCTTTCCGCTGGAAGACCTCCAGAGTTTTCTATATCACGAAAATATATATGAAGAAGATCAGAATTACCATCAAAAACACCCTCAATTGGATCGTCCCCACGAGACATATTAACCTCCTTTTATTAAAGAACTATCTTTGGAAACAATGCCTGCATCTTAAAATAAAATCAAGCTATAGTCAAAAGCCCTGATTATTCTCGGAGCTTTTTTGCTTTAGGCTATTTGAGTTTCTATAGACTTCTTTTTTATTTCTTCCACTATTTCACTCGAGATTTTAATATTTTCTTTTAAATAAGCTACCGAGGCTTCGGTGCCTTGCCCTATTTTTTGCCCAGCATATTGATACCACGAACCAGATTTATCTAAAACGCCCAAGCGAACGCCGGTATGCAAAATGTCGGCTAAAGAAGCAATACCTTGATTATACATAAGGTCAAATTCGGCCTGCCTAAACGGCGCTGCCACTTTATTTTTTACTACTTTCACGCGCACGCGGTTGCCCACAATTTCTTCTTTACTTTTTAATTGAGCAATACGGCGAATATCCATTCTTATAGAAGAAAAAAACTTTAAAGCGTTGCCGCCCGGCGTGGTTTCGGGGTTGCCAAACATAACACCAAGCTTCATACGAATTTGGTTTGTAAATATAACAGTGGTACCGCTTTTAGCCGCAATGTTCGTAAGCTTGCGTAGTGCTTTAGACATTAACCTGGCTTGCAAACCCATCTGCATATCGCCCATCTCGCCATCTATTTCGGCTTGTGGCGTTAAAGCCGCCACCGAATCTACCACCACCACGCCTACTCTGCCCGATTTTACTAAAGCCTCTACTATATCCAGAGCCTGCTCACCATTATCCGGCTGTGAAATCAAAAGGTTATCTGTATTAACCCCAATTTTTTTGGCGTAGTCTGGATCAAGCGCATGTTCCGCATCCACGAAAGCTGTTAAACTGCCGCGCTTTTGGGCTTCGGCCACTATGTGCAAAGTTAAAGTTGTTTTGCCAGAACTTTCAGGGCCATAAATTTCTACTATTCTGCCTTTGGGTATGCCACCTACACCTAATGCTAAATCTAAAGATATGGAACCAGTTGGTATGGCTTCCACATCTACTTTAGGCGCGTCGCCCAAAGCCATTATGGCACCCTCGCCAAAACGCTCTCTAATTTCTTTGACTGTTTCCTGCAAACCTTTAATTGATGATTTTACTGAAATATTTTCCTCTTGAGTTATTTTTTTAGCCATACTTACTAAATTTCGAAATTCGAATATCGAAATCCGAAACCCTACTTCGCTAAAGCTTCGTAGGGCACAGCAATATCACTTATTTGGATTTGCTTGCCCGCCGTAGTTTTAACAGAGGCGGGTTTCGAATTTCTGATTTCGTGCTTCGAATTTTATTTTTAAGGATTATAAGTTACGCGTTTAATTTCTTTATTTTCTTTTCCAAATCTGCTAACTGCTTTTATTTCGAATGTATTAATACCATTGAGCAACTCTATCTCTTTAACGAACGAGCCGTCTTCACCCGCAAAAATCGTTTCATTATTTATTGTTAAAACCGAATCCCGCGAAACCTTACCCTTAAATTCTAGCTTGGGATTATCCACAATAGTATCGCTTTCAGTAGGATAGTTCAAATTTAAATCTGGTTTTTCTAGAATAACTTTAAACTGCCAGCCAATATAAAATAGCACAAAAACACCGACAGTACCCAAAACAAGCCATCTAAAAGAAACTTGTTTTAAGAAATTTAGGCGGTTTAATATTTTATTTTTTGGTTTAGGCAAATCAACATAGCAAATTTGCTGCCACTCGTTTTCATAACGCAAAGCTAGCTCGTTTTCGTCTAGACCCACCACTTGAGCATATTTTTTTAAAAAACCTTTTACATAAACTCCCGAAGGCAAATCGCACCACTCGCCTTTTTCAATTTTTTTTAAGTGCTTGGCCGGAATACCGGTCCTGGCTACTAAATCGCCAAAGCGAATTTTTAAAAACAGCCTACGTTCTGTAAGATAATCATTTAGTTTAAGATTGTCTTTGGTATAAGCGATGGGCACGTTACAAAATTAAAATTTAAATATAAAAATTAAAAATTATCGAGAAACTATAAGATCAGACTAGCATCACAGAGACTAAGTATCAAGATAAACCTTATAAACTTTTCAAATATATTGTTAACACTTTTTGCCCGATCGAGGGGTGGTTGTTAACAATAAAAAACCACTCTTCGATTAGACTCAGAGTGGTTTTAAAAAACTATTAGGAAAAATTTTCTTTGTTTTCCTCTTCTGTGTGTATATCTATAGCTTCTGGTGGAACTTCTGATTTTACTAAAACCTCTCTAGGTTTAGCCCCTTCACCGGGACCAATCATGCCTTGAGCTTCTAGAATATCGAGTAATCTTGCGGCGCGGGCGTAGCCGACTCTTAATCGTCTCTGGAGTAAAGAAGCCGAAGCTTTACCAGCCTGCATAATAGCTTCTTTGGCTTGGAGTAAAAGTTCATCTTCGTCACTAGAATCCATTTTATCAAAACTTACACCGGTAAGTATTGGTCTATGATCTGAGACAGCTTTTTCCAAACCAAGCGCTTCTTCTGGATTAGCATCAGGCGCGTCTTCGGGTAGATTAGATCTTATAAACGAAACAACTTTTTTAACTTCTTTTTCCGAAACAAAAGTGCCTTGAATACGTTTGGGCTTGGGCGAATCAGAAGTTACAAAAAGCATATCGCCCATGCCTAAAAGTTTTTCGGCGCCAGCCGAATCTATAATTGTCCGTGAATCTATTTGCGAAGCCACCGCAAAAGCTATGCGCGTGGTAATGTTAGCTTTAATTAAACCCGTAATAACTTCTACCGAGGGCCGCTGTGTGGCTAAAACCAAATGTATGCCCACCGCCCGCGCCATCTGCGCTAAACGCACTACTGTAGCTTCTATTTCACGCCCGTAAGTAGACATTAAGTCGGCCAGTTCATCTATAATGATAACCAAATAAGGCATTAAATCGTCGCCTTTTTTAGCATCAACTTGAGAATTAAAACCGCCAATATCTCTAACTTTTTTTTCGGAAAGCAGGCTATATCTTCTTTCCATTTCTGAAGTCGCCCATTTTAAAGCCGACACCGCTTTTTTAGGCTCTACTATAACTGGGGTTAAAAGATGCGGAATACCATTATACAAAGTTAATTCAACTCTTTTAGGATCAATCATTATAAAGCGTAAAATTTCTGGCGAATGTTGATACAGCAAATTAACAATTAACGAATTTATGGCTACGCTTTTACCCGAACCCGTGGCGCCCGCAATAAGCAGATGAGGCATTCTGGTTAAAGCCGACCACATCGACCGGCCAGAAACATCTTTGCCTAAACCAATATTTAAAAAGTTTTTATGCTCCGAAGCCTCAAAACCCTGAAGCAAAGCTTTTAAACGCACCACCATAGATTTTTGATTGGGTATTTCTATGCCCACTAAAGATTTTCCCGGAATCGGCGCTTCTATTCTTAAAGATTCTCCGCCTAGGGCTAAAGATAAATCTTTTTGCAAAGCTAATATGCTAGCCAGTTTGACTCCAGTGGCTGGTTTTAAAGTAAACTGGGTTACCGCAGGGCCAATATTAACTTCCGACATTTCTACCGGAATATTAAAATTCTCTAAAGTTTTCTGAATAATTATGGCATTGCCCTTAATGTCGCCCGTCACCGGCATAGAGCCTTCGTCTTCTAATAAATCTAATGGTGGAAATTTATAGTTAACGGAAAGTGGCAACACACTAAATCCGCTCGCCATATTTTCTTGTTTCTTTTTTGAAACCTCATCTGACTTGGCCATTACTGACGTACCTTGAGGAGAATTTATAGTGACAGTGTCTTCAGCCGGTTTGGGCGCTTCAACTTTTTTAGCGGTTTGAGGTAGTTTAGCTTTGCTGGCTAACGTTGCAATTTTAGTTACTAAACCTTTTTCTAAAACTAATTTTTTTTCTGGAATCATTTCGCCATTTTCGTCCGCCTTAAAAACAAATTTTTCTTTTATTTGATCTTTCAAAGGCAAACGAAAAACAATCAACATAGCCGAAAAGAAAAACGCCACAAAAAATATTAAAGAACCCCAAAAACCAAACATCTGCCTAAACGGCCAGCCAAAATAATAACCCATTTTACCGCCAGCCTGATTTTGCGAAAATATTTCCATCAAGCCCAAAAAACTTAAAATTAGAACACTGCCCCCGATTATAGTGGAACCTAATATTTTTTTCTTGTCGGAAGTTAAAATAAAAAACGACATTAAAAACATCGTTAAAGGCACAAAGAAACTACCGGAACCAAACATATAATCGGCACCGGCTGTAATGGCTTCGGAAAAAGATCCCGACAAGCCAAAGAAAGCTAAGGTAGTTACCAAAGCCACAGCCAGCAAAAGAACGCCCACTACGCTTCTTTTAACGCTTGATTCTAAATGGAGCCAAGAAGTTGTTCTTTTTGGCTTTTTTACTTGAGATTTTTTAAGATTTTTAATATCCTCCTTTTCTTTTTCAGCAGGCATTAGGTTTAATCTATTACTAGAAAATAATAACATACAAAAAAGCCAAATAACAACAACGTTTTTCAGGAAGGGCGGTCCTTCCGATAGATTTCCTGCTATTTTTGGCAATCTTTATAGGAAAGCCAATCAAGAATAAAATCATCAAAGTCCTTTACACCGTCGAAATAATCTGGAAAAGCTTTTTTGTTGATAATTTTTTGCTCTAATCTTTGAACACCTACATAATCAAGATAACTGGAATAATTATAACCATTTAAAAAATTTTGGGCCGCTAATTTATTTTTAATACCAGTTTCTTTCCAGTTAGGTTCAATCAACTTAATAGAATTTAAGTGTGTATAGGCAAAAATATATTTCAGATATTCATCTCTTTCAATATGTTTTGCTTGAAACCTTCCCTGAAATAAAGAACCGCTACGATCATGTCTTTTATTGAAATACATGGAATAACCGGTGGATACTTTTCCCATAAATTTAGAGAGTCCACCTTCTACAGTTTCTCTTGCAAGTAAATGGAAATGATTCGGCATTAATACATGTGCGCCTAAAGCAGTAATATCATCGCCAGTATTTACATCAAAAATATCTGGGAAGGACCGCCCTTCCAAAAGAAGCTCATTGATATCTACACGGTCATTGTTATTACAAAGATAAAGGAGCATCAAAAAACGTCTATATTCGCCTGTAGATTCAAATATAGTCCTCTTATCCACACCTCGATTGTAGATATGATAATATTCCCCTACAGAGAAAGTGAATTTACGTTGCATTCAATAATTATAATTCCTTAGGGTATTTATCGGAAGGGCGGTCCTTTTTAGGCCTAGGGTTTGACACAGGATTGGCTATGGTTTAGACTGATTTTTACTGTTCTTCATGATAAAGTTCTTCATGATAAATAAGTGTCGGGGGTAGCTCAATTGGTCAGAGCGGCTGACTGTGGATCAGACTGTGTCGGTTCAAACCCGGCTCCCCGGCACCAAAATTTAATGGGCGTGCGGCTGAAAGGACTCCTCTGGACAGTTGGAGAAATCCGATTGAAGCTGGTGTCAGGAAATCCAGTCACGCCCACCAATCGTGTTCCGCGGTAACTCAGAGTGCTGACTTAAGGGCCGCAAGCCCCGGCCGGTTAGAGTGCCTAGCTGATAACTAGGAGGTCGTTGGTTCGAATCCAACCCGCGGAGCCAAAAACAAATCCCGCTTAGGCAAAAACGCCAAGCGGGATTTTATATTTTTTCTAACCATTTTTCTTTACCACAAACTAGGCAGATGACTCCGTGCAAAGCCTCTGATTGATTTTCTACTTCCCAAATCACAGATCTTGATACTGGAAGATTTATCTTTGCCGTATAACCTAAAAGTAGGGTCTGATTCTGTCTAACAAAATCAACTATACTCATAACACCAAGCTTAATCGCTTCAAAAAAGAATCCAGAAATAAAATCGGTGCGTGCGCCATAATTAACTTCAGATTCCCAAACAAAGACATTCTCTTTTAGTTGAAAAAAAATAAGAGGTAATGAGTCTTTAAAAATAACTGCTCCTGGCGGAGCATCTTCTGGAGTATTTGCTATAAAAGTAAAAACCCTATTAACTATATCCATCTCCGGAAAATTAATAATGATCACGCCAGTATATTCTCTAGATATTTTTGTAACAGTAGAAATGTCCAGCAATAGAGACATGGCCTGCCTTCTTTCTTTTTGTTTTAAAGAACAAAATTATTTGTACACTTTTATAAACTTTAAAATTCTGGCTTCGTCGTAATAATCAAATTTATCTAACCTACCCCAAGCTGTTAAAGCAATAAGCTTGTCGTTGTTCGTTCTTGGGGTCAAAACCACACCTGTTTTGTATTTGGCCACAATATTTTTTAAACTATCAATAATTTCTGGCGGGGCATCAGGGTGATAAGAAATCCAAACACCGCCAGCCACCAAGTTAGCTATTAAAGTTTGATCCGGCAATTCCTCGGTATAAACCCCCCAGTTAGCTTTATCGGCATAATGCCAACCAGAAACAGGCGGGCTGGTAAGATATATTCCCGGTAAAGGTTCGCCCGGTTTTATAACTTCGTTAGGTTGAATAGGTACAGCTTCGCCTGGTTTTTCTGAAGGTGATTTGATAAACCAAAAAATACCTAGGCCGGTTAATAAAACTATTACTAAAATTGTGATTCTTTTTCTGCTCACTAAATTATTTTAAATATTTATCTATAGCAACCTTAAACTGAGCAAATGGGTTTGATCTATCCACCCCCACAACTAACTCTCCATTTATAAACGTTGCTGGCGTACCAGAAACACCAACTGAACGACCATAATCTGTATCATCTTTAACGGCTTGGGTATATTTTCCAGTATCCAAACAAGAATCAAATTCCTCGCTGTTAAAACCTAACTCGCTCGCAAATTTTTTTAAATTTTCTTTACTAAAAGCGCCCTCGTTTTCGCCTTTTTGCCTATTTAATAATAGGTCGTGATATTGCCAAAACTTGCCTTGATCGTTAGCGCATCTAGCCGCTTCAGCCGCCCAAAAAGATTCTGGACCCAAAAAAGCGAAATCGCGCCATTGCATCTTGGCTTGGCCATTCTTTATATATTGTTCGCGTAATATGGGTTCTACATCCTTAAAAAAGAATCCGCAAAAAGGGCACTGATAATCGGCAAATTCAATAATAGTTATCTTGGCTTTTTCGTCTCCCAATACAGGCAAATT
Above is a genomic segment from bacterium containing:
- a CDS encoding transposase, which encodes MQRKFTFSVGEYYHIYNRGVDKRTIFESTGEYRRFLMLLYLCNNNDRVDINELLLEGRSFPDIFDVNTGDDITALGAHVLMPNHFHLLARETVEGGLSKFMGKVSTGYSMYFNKRHDRSGSLFQGRFQAKHIERDEYLKYIFAYTHLNSIKLIEPNWKETGIKNKLAAQNFLNGYNYSSYLDYVGVQRLEQKIINKKAFPDYFDGVKDFDDFILDWLSYKDCQK
- the ssb gene encoding single-stranded DNA-binding protein, translated to MNLNKIFVLGNLTRDPEVRSLPSGGSVASFAVATNRVWNDKNGQKQQDTQFHNVVVFGKMADICAKYLNKGKMVLVEGRIQNRSWDAPDGTKKYRTEIVAEGIQLGPKTAGETSGASFTSNRPDTPVANKPQGQNQKAASQNAREENIPIIEQDAEEVDISDIPF
- a CDS encoding helix-turn-helix domain-containing protein, giving the protein MPIAYTKDNLKLNDYLTERRLFLKIRFGDLVARTGIPAKHLKKIEKGEWCDLPSGVYVKGFLKKYAQVVGLDENELALRYENEWQQICYVDLPKPKNKILNRLNFLKQVSFRWLVLGTVGVFVLFYIGWQFKVILEKPDLNLNYPTESDTIVDNPKLEFKGKVSRDSVLTINNETIFAGEDGSFVKEIELLNGINTFEIKAVSRFGKENKEIKRVTYNP
- a CDS encoding DNA translocase FtsK gives rise to the protein MPAEKEKEDIKNLKKSQVKKPKRTTSWLHLESSVKRSVVGVLLLAVALVTTLAFFGLSGSFSEAITAGADYMFGSGSFFVPLTMFLMSFFILTSDKKKILGSTIIGGSVLILSFLGLMEIFSQNQAGGKMGYYFGWPFRQMFGFWGSLIFFVAFFFSAMLIVFRLPLKDQIKEKFVFKADENGEMIPEKKLVLEKGLVTKIATLASKAKLPQTAKKVEAPKPAEDTVTINSPQGTSVMAKSDEVSKKKQENMASGFSVLPLSVNYKFPPLDLLEDEGSMPVTGDIKGNAIIIQKTLENFNIPVEMSEVNIGPAVTQFTLKPATGVKLASILALQKDLSLALGGESLRIEAPIPGKSLVGIEIPNQKSMVVRLKALLQGFEASEHKNFLNIGLGKDVSGRSMWSALTRMPHLLIAGATGSGKSVAINSLIVNLLYQHSPEILRFIMIDPKRVELTLYNGIPHLLTPVIVEPKKAVSALKWATSEMERRYSLLSEKKVRDIGGFNSQVDAKKGDDLMPYLVIIIDELADLMSTYGREIEATVVRLAQMARAVGIHLVLATQRPSVEVITGLIKANITTRIAFAVASQIDSRTIIDSAGAEKLLGMGDMLFVTSDSPKPKRIQGTFVSEKEVKKVVSFIRSNLPEDAPDANPEEALGLEKAVSDHRPILTGVSFDKMDSSDEDELLLQAKEAIMQAGKASASLLQRRLRVGYARAARLLDILEAQGMIGPGEGAKPREVLVKSEVPPEAIDIHTEEENKENFS
- the recA gene encoding recombinase RecA codes for the protein MAKKITQEENISVKSSIKGLQETVKEIRERFGEGAIMALGDAPKVDVEAIPTGSISLDLALGVGGIPKGRIVEIYGPESSGKTTLTLHIVAEAQKRGSLTAFVDAEHALDPDYAKKIGVNTDNLLISQPDNGEQALDIVEALVKSGRVGVVVVDSVAALTPQAEIDGEMGDMQMGLQARLMSKALRKLTNIAAKSGTTVIFTNQIRMKLGVMFGNPETTPGGNALKFFSSIRMDIRRIAQLKSKEEIVGNRVRVKVVKNKVAAPFRQAEFDLMYNQGIASLADILHTGVRLGVLDKSGSWYQYAGQKIGQGTEASVAYLKENIKISSEIVEEIKKKSIETQIA
- the dnaG gene encoding DNA primase translates to MTSQVEDIKSRLDIAEVIQGYLKLQKAGANWKGSCPFHHEKTPSFVVTPARQIWHCFGCGEGGDIFSFVQKMEGLEFYDVLKMLAEKAGVKLIKRDQDVQLGSQRKRIYEVCELATKFFERQLLSRPGLGAVEYLKERGVTKESLTNFRIGWAPDTWQSLHNFLSSEGYTNDEIDKSGLAVKSETTREYHDRFRHRIMFPIADSQGQVIGFTGRIFEKVKGKTVHEDAGKYVNTPSTILYDKSQALYGLDKSRTYIRNEGCILLEGTMDVLMSHQAGVKNVVATCGTAFGGSHARIIKRYTEKLMLAFDADEAGDSALKKGVNMAIASGLNVSVVSIPSGKDTADTVKENPKLWSESVLKPVPYLAHIINRSLKDFSGTLESKKNVLANVLPFIKSIISPLDRDYWLEELSHKAGIARDVLNLELRQLVIQDFNQKPQVPNIALSKAIISPKDLPGLRQEEYLLSLILRYPDLKGRLGNEELELFSQPNLFSLAQSLLANNDAKIPDSADSRLIAMSELIADFNIDPADEFARTLVSLKKQSLQSKLKVIQADIKKAEADGDSQALNLLLIEFSELTQKLLNL
- the rpsR gene encoding 30S ribosomal protein S18; protein product: MYKPHTKKQKVEKKQCYFCTNDIDVVDFKEAAGLKSFLTHQYKIASRTRTGNCSKHQRRVANAIKRARIAGLLPFTQHKR
- a CDS encoding 30S ribosomal protein S6 gives rise to the protein MKLYELYTVLKPSLNEDGLNKFVSETTEAMAKGGFGITFSKIKLGEYLPYPIKHCIQGHTVDLELSGAEESVFPPEIEIKLRHSENILRYLLLAKSEKMLKKTKPLPVFEARPYRTERRQLPVLETAPIVVQKEPPVEINTEEVDKKIEELLK
- a CDS encoding RNA polymerase sigma factor RpoD/SigA: MSRGDDPIEGVFDGNSDLLHIYFRDIENSGGLPAEREQELAKLIKLGDEEALNELIKNNLRFVVDVAKKYINKGLPLSDLIQAGNSGLITAAQRFDGNKGFKFISYAVWWIRQGILQTLAEHARIVRLPLNKIGELDRLNKLEASLVQVLGRIPKIEEILSESELKTKEDIDDLREISQKPISLNYEVNDDGNMTFLDNLIDDDPLPDESIEIKERSHAILVAVRECLNDREYYIIKRYHGLDGAEPQTLEKIGENINLTRERIRQLKERALGKLRSHFARNKLEVLF